A single Tenacibaculum sp. Bg11-29 DNA region contains:
- a CDS encoding NAD(P)/FAD-dependent oxidoreductase, translating to MKKKISIIGSGFSSLAAACYLAKAGNKVVVLEKNETVGGRARQLIKDGFTFDIGPTWYWMPDVFEKFFADFGKKPSDYYELEKLTPAYQVYFDVKDSITIPGSLEEIYEVFEKEEKGSAAHLKAFLKSAAYNYDVSINDLVYKPGISPLELVTPVTIGKITQFFSTIRKQVRKNIKSKKLIQILEFPVLFLGAKPSNTPAFYNFMNYADFGLGTWHPKGGMYKVIEAMVTLATDLGVEFKVNSNVEEVVVNEIGEATGMVVNKEFVSSDIVLSGADYHHTETLLPKKYRQYSEKYWDKKVFAPSSLLFYVGFDKKLENVCHHTLFFDTDFDVHAKTIYDSPSWPKEPLFYASFPSITDDSFSPSSKEAATFLIPLAPGINDTPEIREKYFNIIINRLEKLTGQSVKDHILFKESFCVNDFKKDYNSYKGNAYGLANILTQTAFLRPKIKSKKVKKLFFTGQLTVPGPGVPPALISGKIASDLIIKNHR from the coding sequence TTGAAAAAAAAAATATCAATAATAGGTTCAGGTTTTTCTTCTCTTGCAGCAGCGTGTTATTTGGCGAAAGCGGGTAATAAAGTTGTTGTTTTAGAGAAAAATGAAACCGTAGGAGGTAGGGCAAGACAGTTAATAAAAGATGGTTTTACTTTTGATATTGGACCTACTTGGTATTGGATGCCAGATGTGTTTGAGAAATTTTTTGCAGATTTCGGAAAAAAACCTTCAGACTATTATGAGTTAGAAAAATTAACACCAGCATATCAGGTGTATTTTGATGTTAAAGATTCAATTACAATACCTGGAAGTTTAGAGGAGATATATGAAGTTTTTGAAAAGGAGGAAAAAGGAAGTGCAGCTCACTTAAAAGCTTTTTTAAAATCAGCAGCATATAATTATGATGTTTCTATAAATGATTTGGTTTATAAACCTGGGATTTCTCCATTAGAACTAGTAACACCAGTAACTATTGGTAAAATAACACAGTTTTTCTCTACTATAAGAAAGCAGGTTCGAAAAAACATAAAAAGTAAAAAATTAATTCAAATTTTAGAATTTCCAGTTTTGTTTTTAGGAGCCAAACCAAGTAATACTCCTGCGTTTTATAATTTTATGAATTATGCTGATTTTGGTTTAGGTACATGGCACCCAAAAGGAGGAATGTATAAGGTGATTGAAGCAATGGTAACTTTAGCTACTGATTTAGGAGTTGAATTTAAGGTAAATTCAAATGTAGAGGAGGTTGTTGTAAATGAAATTGGAGAAGCAACAGGAATGGTTGTAAATAAAGAGTTTGTTTCTTCAGATATTGTTTTAAGTGGAGCAGATTATCATCATACAGAAACGTTATTGCCAAAGAAATATAGGCAGTATTCTGAGAAATATTGGGATAAAAAAGTATTCGCACCATCATCGTTATTATTCTATGTTGGTTTTGATAAAAAATTAGAAAATGTTTGTCATCATACGTTGTTTTTCGATACTGATTTTGATGTACACGCAAAAACGATTTATGATTCTCCTAGCTGGCCTAAAGAACCGTTATTTTATGCTAGCTTCCCTTCTATAACAGATGATTCTTTTTCTCCATCTAGTAAAGAAGCTGCAACTTTCTTAATACCATTAGCTCCGGGTATAAATGACACTCCAGAGATTAGGGAAAAATATTTTAATATTATTATAAACCGACTAGAGAAACTAACAGGTCAGTCTGTTAAAGATCATATCTTATTTAAAGAAAGTTTTTGTGTTAATGATTTTAAGAAAGATTATAACTCATATAAAGGTAATGCATATGGGTTAGCCAATATCTTAACACAAACTGCTTTTTTAAGACCAAAGATAAAAAGTAAAAAAGTGAAAAAATTATTTTTTACAGGGCAGTTAACAGTGCCAGGGCCAGGGGTTCCGCCAGCGTTAATTTCTGGTAAAATTGCTTCTGATTTAATTATAAAAAACCACCGTTAA
- a CDS encoding TetR family transcriptional regulator C-terminal domain-containing protein yields the protein MAKKKNITQEKIVEWYMDSVLISGKPNSIYSFALDNNFEESEFYEHYSSFESLEKSIFAIFAKETIHLLHKTEAYKEYASKDKLLSFYFTFFELLTANRSYVLLQFKDVKSNFSKLSVLKQLRTEFINFVSGINLEKIDFKNEKVNELQDKTIVESYWIQLLMVMKFWIDDESSNFEKTDVFIEKSIKASFDIQQITPLKSVIDLAKFLWKEKGASI from the coding sequence ATGGCAAAAAAAAAGAATATTACACAAGAGAAAATAGTAGAATGGTATATGGATTCGGTTTTAATATCAGGCAAGCCTAATTCTATTTATTCATTTGCTTTAGATAATAATTTTGAAGAATCAGAATTTTACGAGCACTACTCAAGTTTTGAAAGTTTAGAAAAATCAATTTTTGCAATTTTTGCAAAAGAAACAATTCATTTATTACATAAAACGGAAGCCTATAAAGAATATGCATCAAAAGATAAGTTACTAAGTTTTTATTTTACTTTTTTCGAGTTATTAACAGCAAACAGATCGTACGTTTTATTGCAGTTTAAAGATGTGAAATCAAATTTCTCGAAATTATCAGTTTTAAAACAATTACGAACAGAGTTTATAAATTTTGTAAGCGGAATTAATTTAGAGAAAATTGATTTTAAGAATGAAAAAGTAAATGAACTTCAAGATAAAACGATTGTAGAAAGTTATTGGATACAATTATTAATGGTTATGAAATTTTGGATTGATGATGAATCTTCAAATTTTGAAAAAACAGATGTTTTTATAGAGAAATCAATCAAAGCGAGTTTCGATATTCAGCAAATTACACCTTTAAAAAGTGTGATAGATTTAGCGAAGTTTTTGTGGAAAGAAAAAGGAGCATCTATATGA
- a CDS encoding squalene/phytoene synthase family protein, which translates to MKKKLFDEVSYASSKLVTKKYSTSFSLATRMLAPSIRGAIYNIYGFVRFADEIVDSFHDYDKETLLISFEKEYFSAKKEGISLNPIINSFVHTVLKYDISDTMVKAFLKSMKADLYKTTYETEEEYKEYIYGSADVVGLMCLKVFVNGDQEKYDGLKAAAQRLGSAFQKVNFLRDLKDDFEDLNRSYFPNVNFKNFDKESKLAIIKDIESDFEYAFQNGVLKLPVEAKFGVYIAYRYYKRLLKKLKAVHYTKIMETRVRISNPMKINLLARSYVKYKLNMI; encoded by the coding sequence ATGAAAAAAAAACTGTTTGATGAAGTTTCTTACGCAAGTAGTAAGCTTGTAACAAAAAAATATAGTACGTCTTTTTCGTTGGCTACAAGAATGTTGGCACCAAGTATTAGAGGAGCAATTTATAATATTTATGGCTTTGTTCGATTTGCAGATGAAATTGTAGATTCTTTTCACGATTATGATAAAGAAACTCTTCTGATTAGTTTTGAAAAAGAATATTTTTCAGCAAAAAAGGAAGGTATTAGTTTAAACCCTATTATAAATTCATTCGTACATACTGTTTTGAAATATGATATTTCAGATACGATGGTTAAAGCTTTTTTAAAAAGCATGAAAGCTGATTTATATAAAACTACTTATGAAACAGAAGAGGAGTATAAAGAATATATTTATGGTTCTGCAGATGTTGTTGGTTTAATGTGTTTAAAGGTTTTTGTTAATGGAGATCAAGAGAAATATGATGGTCTTAAAGCTGCAGCTCAACGATTAGGATCCGCGTTTCAAAAAGTGAATTTTTTACGCGACTTGAAAGATGATTTTGAAGATTTAAATAGATCGTATTTTCCTAATGTAAATTTTAAAAATTTTGATAAGGAATCAAAATTAGCAATCATTAAAGATATTGAGTCAGATTTTGAGTATGCTTTTCAAAATGGAGTTTTAAAATTGCCAGTTGAAGCTAAGTTTGGTGTTTATATTGCGTACAGGTATTATAAGCGATTGTTAAAGAAATTAAAAGCAGTTCATTATACAAAAATAATGGAAACAAGGGTGCGTATTTCAAATCCGATGAAAATAAACTTATTGGCAAGAAGCTATGTTAAGTATAAATTAAATATGATATAA
- a CDS encoding lycopene cyclase domain-containing protein — MSHYLYLILTLGSLTVPLLYSIFERKFHFIQYFKIAFISILLVAIPFLIWDGLFTKYGVWGFNSTYHLSIEIFQMPLEEWLFFFCIPYACLFTHEVLKYLKPQFKLSKSVTIFISFLLVFITLILVVFNFGKLYTTINFIFFLLLIFYGLKNHLETLQEYFPSFLVVLIPFLIVNGILTGSFIEEPVVWYNDNENLGFRIFTIPFEDVFYAFNLLFTIQLMFNYLKNKRFERK, encoded by the coding sequence ATGAGTCACTACCTGTACCTTATATTAACCTTAGGAAGTTTAACTGTTCCTTTATTATATAGCATTTTTGAGAGAAAATTTCATTTTATTCAGTATTTCAAAATAGCTTTTATAAGTATACTATTGGTTGCTATTCCTTTTTTAATTTGGGATGGATTGTTTACCAAATATGGAGTTTGGGGCTTCAATTCAACATATCATTTATCTATAGAGATTTTTCAAATGCCTCTAGAAGAGTGGCTATTTTTCTTTTGTATACCATATGCTTGTTTGTTTACTCATGAAGTTTTAAAGTATTTAAAACCTCAATTTAAACTATCAAAATCAGTAACAATTTTTATTAGTTTTTTATTAGTTTTTATAACATTAATATTAGTAGTTTTTAATTTTGGTAAGTTGTACACTACTATAAATTTTATATTCTTTTTACTGTTGATTTTTTACGGATTAAAAAATCATTTAGAAACATTACAAGAATATTTCCCTAGTTTTTTAGTAGTTTTAATTCCGTTTTTAATAGTAAACGGAATCTTAACAGGTAGTTTTATAGAAGAGCCTGTGGTTTGGTATAATGATAATGAAAATTTAGGATTTAGAATATTTACAATACCATTTGAAGATGTATTTTATGCATTTAATTTGTTGTTTACGATACAGTTAATGTTCAATTATTTGAAAAATAAAAGATTTGAAAGAAAATAA
- a CDS encoding MerR family transcriptional regulator, with translation MNSIKNTFTIKDLENVSGVKAHTIRIWEKRYGLLSPERTDTNIRYYSSENLQKLLNVVLLNTNNHKISKIAEMSNETIIVKARELAFKVAVNDEAINSFKLSMFQFDKVLFNNTYNKLLNKKTFREIFKDVFIPFLGHIGLLWQTDTLLPAHEHFISNLIAQKIQISTERLEYSVINSETTYVLFLPENEIHELGLMYLNYELVLRGNSTIYLGQSLPLSNLDYFFESDTKICFITSLTVQPYDDKIVSYFQEINNIIKGTEHKLIAVGGKTLKVKEIDFEADISLHPSVVSLLKTL, from the coding sequence TTGAACAGTATTAAGAATACCTTTACTATTAAAGATCTTGAAAATGTTTCAGGAGTAAAAGCGCATACTATTCGTATTTGGGAGAAAAGATATGGTTTGTTGTCGCCAGAAAGAACAGATACTAATATTCGATATTATTCTTCAGAAAATTTACAGAAATTGTTAAATGTTGTTTTGTTAAATACAAATAATCATAAGATTTCTAAAATAGCTGAAATGTCTAATGAAACTATTATTGTTAAAGCAAGAGAGTTGGCATTTAAAGTTGCAGTTAACGATGAGGCTATTAATTCATTTAAGCTCTCTATGTTTCAGTTTGATAAAGTTTTGTTTAATAATACATATAATAAGTTGTTAAATAAAAAAACGTTTAGAGAGATTTTTAAAGATGTTTTTATCCCTTTTTTAGGTCATATAGGTTTGTTATGGCAAACAGATACGTTGTTGCCAGCTCACGAACATTTTATATCTAATTTAATAGCTCAGAAAATTCAAATTAGCACAGAAAGATTAGAGTATTCTGTAATTAATTCAGAAACTACTTATGTTTTGTTTTTACCTGAAAACGAGATACATGAACTTGGGTTGATGTATTTGAATTATGAACTTGTTTTAAGAGGTAATTCAACAATCTATCTAGGGCAAAGTTTACCTTTAAGTAACCTCGATTATTTTTTTGAAAGTGATACTAAAATTTGTTTCATAACATCATTAACGGTTCAGCCTTATGATGATAAAATTGTAAGTTATTTTCAAGAGATTAATAATATTATTAAAGGAACAGAGCATAAGTTAATCGCTGTTGGTGGTAAAACTTTAAAAGTAAAAGAAATTGATTTTGAAGCAGATATTTCTTTACATCCATCAGTAGTATCATTGCTGAAAACGTTGTAA
- a CDS encoding TspO/MBR family protein — MKENKYIRFLVFIVVNFLALGIGVLLMENGPQKDWYLSLNKAPWTPPGWVFGAAWTTIMLLFSFYMTRLSFEYSFLDKKITTLFIGQWVLNVSWNYFFFNQELTVVGLISITLLWLLIGYFTFEHLKRLKLFTLLILPYLIWMTIATSLNAYIVFYN, encoded by the coding sequence TTGAAAGAAAATAAATATATACGTTTTTTAGTTTTTATAGTGGTAAATTTCTTAGCGCTAGGAATTGGAGTTTTATTAATGGAAAATGGCCCTCAAAAAGATTGGTACCTTTCTTTAAATAAAGCACCTTGGACACCACCAGGTTGGGTTTTCGGAGCTGCTTGGACTACAATTATGTTGTTGTTTTCTTTTTATATGACAAGATTGAGTTTTGAATATTCTTTTTTGGATAAAAAAATAACAACACTTTTTATTGGTCAATGGGTTTTAAATGTAAGTTGGAATTACTTTTTTTTCAATCAAGAATTAACAGTAGTAGGATTAATTTCAATTACTTTATTATGGTTGCTAATCGGTTATTTTACGTTTGAACACCTAAAAAGATTAAAACTGTTTACATTACTAATACTCCCGTATTTAATATGGATGACGATTGCAACAAGTTTAAATGCATACATCGTATTTTATAACTAA
- a CDS encoding sterol desaturase family protein, translated as MIVAFFLLTTLITFLVMEGVTWLTHKYIMHGFGWYLHEDHHQPGYPHVFEKNDAFFVVFAIPSILLFYFGIRPELNYLFFIGLGILFYGLAYFLVHDVLIHRRFKWFKNTNNQYLKGLRKAHKIHHKHMGKPDGECFGMLFVPFKYFKKRQ; from the coding sequence ATGATTGTAGCATTTTTTTTATTAACTACACTTATAACTTTTTTGGTTATGGAAGGTGTAACATGGCTTACACATAAATATATAATGCATGGTTTTGGTTGGTATTTACATGAAGACCATCATCAACCAGGTTATCCACATGTATTTGAGAAAAACGATGCGTTTTTTGTGGTTTTTGCTATCCCTAGTATTTTATTATTCTACTTTGGGATTAGACCCGAATTAAATTATTTATTTTTTATAGGATTAGGAATTTTATTTTATGGCTTAGCTTATTTCCTAGTACATGATGTATTAATTCATAGACGATTTAAATGGTTTAAAAATACAAATAATCAATATTTAAAAGGGTTAAGAAAAGCACATAAAATTCATCATAAGCATATGGGGAAACCAGATGGAGAGTGTTTCGGAATGTTATTTGTGCCTTTTAAATATTTTAAGAAAAGACAATGA